In a single window of the Candidatus Celerinatantimonas neptuna genome:
- the btuD_10 gene encoding Vitamin B12 import ATP-binding protein BtuD: protein MIKIDQLQVRDYLKIDHLEIDSGKIIAVCGPNGSRKLTLLEALAGFLPLQRGQVFLSGKRLADYSISELAKFRSWLAQQPPHRAYLSVSEQLHLEAK from the coding sequence ATGATTAAGATTGACCAGCTTCAGGTTCGCGATTATCTGAAAATTGATCACCTTGAGATTGACAGTGGGAAAATCATTGCTGTTTGTGGCCCGAATGGGTCAAGGAAATTAACTCTTTTGGAAGCATTAGCCGGCTTTCTTCCTCTTCAACGCGGGCAGGTGTTTTTATCAGGTAAGCGATTAGCTGATTATTCGATAAGCGAGCTGGCAAAATTTCGTAGCTGGTTAGCTCAACAGCCACCTCATCGTGCTTATCTGAGTGTCTCTGAACAATTACACCTTGAGGCAAAATAA
- the astE gene encoding Succinylglutamate desuccinylase produces MLPFTNDYLAYLLENPDYQKPAEGRLSDDSRVRLLGAGAIEIIPARVSSPQKVIVLSAGVHGNETAPVEWLNQLLNDLINEELRLVHPLLLLFGHPLAMIAGQRELDHNLNRLFNGAYRDGDSIEHRRAAELETWLDYFYLEYPGRRYHYDLHTAIRKSVHEKFAVVPYMPNRPYHLDQLNFLQHCGVDCLLFFHQPTTTFSYHSALNYQADAFTVELGQVHPFGQNDLTRLWVLDQSMRQLLSREELVLEPLNLRRCQWYQVTDVINREQSDFKLNFAHDLPNFTEFNSQDVVAFQANREVIVVDGPKGVVFPNAHVQVGQRAAILVKVMSTEQCIQFIDRNQ; encoded by the coding sequence ATGTTGCCGTTTACAAATGATTATTTGGCGTATTTATTAGAGAATCCAGACTATCAAAAGCCGGCTGAAGGTCGGCTTTCTGATGATAGCCGGGTCCGTTTATTAGGTGCCGGGGCTATTGAAATTATTCCGGCTAGAGTCAGCTCACCTCAAAAGGTAATTGTTCTTTCTGCGGGTGTTCATGGAAATGAAACAGCGCCTGTTGAATGGCTTAATCAACTATTAAATGATCTCATAAACGAAGAGCTACGTTTGGTTCATCCGTTGTTATTACTGTTTGGTCATCCATTAGCCATGATCGCAGGGCAGCGTGAATTGGACCATAATCTGAATCGGTTATTTAATGGGGCCTATCGTGATGGTGATAGTATTGAGCATCGTAGAGCGGCTGAATTAGAAACGTGGCTGGATTATTTTTATCTTGAATATCCGGGGCGTCGTTATCATTACGATTTACATACGGCAATTCGAAAATCGGTTCATGAAAAATTTGCCGTTGTCCCCTATATGCCAAACCGTCCTTATCATCTGGATCAACTTAATTTTTTACAGCATTGTGGTGTTGATTGCTTGCTGTTTTTTCATCAGCCGACAACAACGTTTAGTTACCATAGTGCACTAAATTATCAAGCAGATGCATTTACGGTTGAACTTGGTCAGGTGCATCCTTTTGGCCAGAATGATCTGACTCGTCTTTGGGTTCTTGATCAGAGTATGCGTCAGTTGTTAAGCCGGGAGGAACTGGTTTTAGAGCCGCTCAATTTGAGGCGATGTCAGTGGTATCAAGTGACGGATGTGATTAATCGTGAACAATCTGATTTTAAATTAAATTTTGCACATGACCTGCCTAATTTTACAGAATTTAACTCACAAGATGTTGTTGCTTTTCAGGCTAACCGGGAGGTTATTGTGGTCGATGGTCCCAAAGGGGTTGTGTTCCCGAATGCCCATGTTCAGGTCGGGCAACGTGCGGCTATTTTAGTGAAAGTCATGTCAACTGAGCAGTGCATACAATTTATCGACAGGAATCAATAA